The Shewanella sp. MTB7 genome includes a window with the following:
- a CDS encoding LysE family translocator has translation MNIDTIILFVGIVFLIAIIPGPNALLVLFTALTKSRLQAFSNIAGVSSGFIAHAFISAQGLNLLLTQSVFAFTLLKWLGVAYLVWLGITNIRAGLKTKMVNMLTMHSDNQVGENSEADTWENCNKGEGVANNFIKGFLTNMLNPKIVLFYLSIFPQFVSPQTVFADSMLLGMTQAIVVSSWFLVVILLAEQFKAILTNAKTARWINYAVGSIFLGFGLKLATAKL, from the coding sequence ATGAATATCGATACAATCATTCTGTTCGTGGGGATCGTATTCCTCATTGCCATAATACCTGGCCCAAATGCCTTACTCGTTCTGTTTACTGCACTGACTAAAAGTCGGTTGCAGGCCTTTAGTAATATCGCAGGAGTGAGTAGTGGTTTTATCGCCCATGCGTTTATCTCGGCGCAAGGATTAAACTTGTTACTTACCCAATCAGTATTTGCTTTTACTCTGCTTAAATGGCTAGGCGTTGCCTATCTAGTTTGGTTAGGTATTACCAATATTCGTGCGGGTTTGAAAACCAAAATGGTAAATATGCTAACCATGCACAGTGATAATCAAGTCGGTGAGAACTCTGAAGCGGACACATGGGAAAACTGTAATAAGGGAGAAGGAGTCGCCAACAACTTTATCAAAGGTTTTCTGACGAATATGCTCAATCCTAAAATAGTGCTGTTTTACTTGTCTATATTCCCACAGTTTGTCTCACCTCAAACGGTGTTTGCCGACAGTATGTTGCTGGGAATGACTCAAGCTATTGTGGTCTCCTCTTGGTTTCTGGTGGTTATCCTACTTGCTGAGCAGTTTAAGGCCATTCTCACTAATGCAAAAACCGCTAGGTGGATAAATTATGCCGTTGGCAGTATCTTTCTTGGTTTTGGGCTTAAGTTAGCGACAGCTAAGCTTTAA
- a CDS encoding efflux RND transporter periplasmic adaptor subunit, translating to MATKKQIILPIAVLLVGLGGFAALSVMKKPPEEKAEVDNTPLVAIKKIEMKPMIFSVGSYGVVKAKYETELVSQVYGEIVFLSNTFVRGGFVKKGDILAKIDPSDYDADLIDAEASLASARAALVQERAFGKVAEEEWKRIKDGVPTELSLRKPQLAHEIAKLNSSEAGLKRALRNVERTIIKAPFDALIESRNIGLGSYVSQATVVGKLLSTAEAEIRLPLADKEIQYLSNKGKDANVELIADFGGKKQQWFGKIVRSEGVIDSRSRMTYLVAEVIDPYGLKTDKNELRYGTYVTANIAGNNAGNVTVLPRHLVINGTIAILDEDKKLRYKPVNVIRQFGAEVVISEGLEPGMKVITSALDYPIEGMQLALPEDKILQHDDTQESETQLAMEEE from the coding sequence GTGGCTACCAAAAAACAAATAATTCTCCCTATTGCCGTATTACTTGTAGGGCTAGGTGGATTCGCAGCTCTTTCTGTAATGAAAAAACCACCAGAAGAGAAAGCTGAAGTTGATAATACGCCACTCGTTGCAATAAAAAAGATTGAAATGAAGCCCATGATCTTCTCCGTCGGTTCATATGGTGTCGTCAAAGCCAAATATGAAACTGAGCTGGTTTCTCAAGTCTATGGTGAGATTGTATTCTTATCAAATACCTTTGTTCGTGGTGGATTCGTAAAAAAAGGCGATATTCTAGCAAAAATCGATCCCAGTGATTATGACGCAGATCTTATCGATGCAGAGGCCAGTTTAGCATCAGCCCGCGCGGCCTTAGTTCAGGAGAGAGCCTTTGGTAAAGTCGCTGAAGAGGAGTGGAAGCGCATTAAAGATGGCGTACCGACAGAGTTAAGCCTACGTAAACCACAATTGGCCCATGAAATTGCTAAACTCAACTCCTCTGAAGCAGGATTAAAGCGTGCGCTGCGTAATGTAGAGCGCACCATCATTAAGGCCCCTTTTGATGCTTTGATTGAAAGCAGAAACATTGGATTAGGCTCCTACGTTAGCCAAGCCACCGTTGTAGGCAAACTGTTAAGTACCGCTGAAGCCGAGATCCGCTTGCCTTTGGCTGATAAAGAGATCCAATACCTGAGCAATAAAGGCAAAGACGCCAATGTTGAACTCATTGCCGATTTTGGAGGCAAAAAACAGCAGTGGTTTGGTAAAATTGTTCGCAGCGAGGGGGTTATCGACAGTCGCAGTCGTATGACTTATTTAGTGGCTGAGGTTATTGACCCTTATGGCCTTAAAACCGATAAAAATGAATTACGATATGGCACTTATGTTACCGCCAATATTGCCGGTAACAACGCAGGTAATGTGACCGTTTTACCTAGACATTTAGTCATCAACGGCACCATTGCAATATTAGATGAAGATAAGAAACTTAGGTACAAACCCGTCAATGTGATCCGTCAATTTGGCGCTGAAGTCGTGATTTCAGAAGGATTAGAGCCAGGAATGAAGGTCATAACATCGGCACTCGATTACCCCATTGAAGGTATGCAGCTCGCGCTTCCAGAAGATAAAATACTTCAACATGATGACACCCAAGAGAGTGAAACTCAGCTCGCCATGGAAGAGGAGTAA
- the parS gene encoding type II RES/Xre toxin-antitoxin system antitoxin gives MSSVNWAKEHLLLLIRALLMRAVAMTTMNVFTPTKSANKVMSFWQLVGVPARGASLYAALHNGLPFEVYAKLAKISGLEKSELANATVIASATLQRRAKAGKFNKDESDRLYRFAEVYKSALDLFEGSSNDASKWLKNPVRGLGDKCPIEMLSTSAETEAVLNLIGRLEHGVFA, from the coding sequence ATGTCATCAGTAAACTGGGCAAAAGAGCACTTATTGTTACTGATAAGGGCACTATTGATGAGGGCTGTAGCGATGACAACGATGAACGTGTTTACCCCGACAAAATCGGCAAACAAGGTCATGAGTTTTTGGCAATTGGTTGGCGTACCCGCCCGTGGGGCAAGCTTATATGCAGCCTTACATAATGGGCTACCTTTCGAGGTTTATGCCAAATTAGCCAAGATCTCTGGACTTGAAAAATCAGAGCTCGCCAATGCTACTGTCATCGCCAGTGCGACGTTACAGCGCAGGGCTAAGGCGGGCAAGTTCAATAAAGATGAAAGCGATCGTCTCTATCGATTCGCCGAGGTGTACAAATCGGCACTCGATCTGTTTGAAGGAAGCAGTAATGATGCATCCAAATGGCTAAAGAACCCAGTACGCGGGCTTGGTGATAAATGCCCTATTGAGATGTTATCTACTTCAGCTGAAACTGAAGCGGTATTGAATCTCATAGGCCGATTAGAACACGGTGTATTTGCGTGA
- a CDS encoding cation transporter, with the protein MNDLEHRPGVKEINLVNRHLKLQGVTEENKEAIITKIDTLIGIESVSFDELTATLNMAYDATHCDLKGIETLLQAHGADTSDGLWTKIKEGYYKFVDQNIKDNDEHEPHCCNAMPKALPGSRKR; encoded by the coding sequence ATGAATGATTTAGAGCATAGGCCCGGTGTTAAAGAGATTAATTTAGTCAACAGACATTTAAAGTTGCAAGGTGTTACAGAAGAGAATAAAGAAGCCATTATCACAAAGATTGACACCTTAATAGGTATTGAGAGTGTCTCTTTTGATGAACTGACGGCGACACTGAATATGGCTTATGATGCCACCCATTGCGATTTAAAGGGGATAGAAACTCTGTTGCAAGCCCATGGCGCAGATACGTCTGATGGTCTGTGGACTAAAATAAAAGAGGGGTATTACAAGTTTGTCGACCAGAACATTAAAGATAATGATGAGCATGAGCCCCATTGCTGTAATGCTATGCCCAAGGCATTGCCGGGGAGTCGAAAACGTTAG
- a CDS encoding Y-family DNA polymerase codes for MFALVDANAFYCSAEQVFRPEWRGRPIIVLSNNDGMIVSANRLALESGIPKFEPYFKIKTQCEQLGIIALSSNYELYASLSASMMEVIGRFAPEQHIYSIDESFLSFEHCYPAIPCLIKHGHKLRRTVWKETRLPVCVGMGSTLTLAKVANHAAKKHQGYHGVCVIDNSNQRKEILLKMMPVEVWGIGRRLAKRLDIMGIKTAYALSQMKSAIARKKFNIEVERTIRELNGESCKGWELQRVGSSPCR; via the coding sequence ATGTTTGCACTCGTTGATGCTAACGCCTTTTATTGCAGCGCAGAACAAGTATTTCGGCCAGAATGGAGAGGACGTCCCATTATTGTGCTCTCCAACAATGATGGCATGATTGTGTCGGCTAACCGTTTGGCCCTCGAATCAGGTATTCCTAAATTTGAACCCTATTTTAAGATAAAGACTCAATGTGAACAGTTAGGTATTATCGCCCTTAGTTCCAACTATGAATTATATGCCTCCCTCTCTGCCAGTATGATGGAGGTCATAGGCAGATTTGCTCCTGAGCAACATATTTACAGTATCGATGAGTCCTTCCTTTCATTTGAGCATTGTTATCCCGCTATTCCCTGTTTAATCAAGCATGGACATAAACTGAGACGTACCGTGTGGAAAGAGACTCGCTTGCCCGTCTGCGTAGGAATGGGATCCACACTCACATTAGCTAAGGTTGCCAACCATGCCGCTAAAAAACATCAGGGGTATCACGGCGTATGTGTGATCGATAATAGTAACCAAAGAAAAGAGATCTTACTTAAGATGATGCCAGTTGAGGTATGGGGTATTGGACGTCGTCTTGCTAAGCGACTAGATATTATGGGAATTAAAACAGCTTATGCATTGTCACAGATGAAATCTGCCATTGCTAGAAAAAAGTTTAATATTGAAGTAGAGCGAACAATTCGAGAGCTCAATGGTGAGAGCTGCAAAGGGTGGGAGCTGCAAAGGGTGGGATCAAGTCCGTGCCGATAA
- a CDS encoding LexA family protein: protein MKLISISACAGLTGFESPAADYKQLGLSLDELLIEHPSATFIAQASGSSMQNVGIFDGDILIVDRHITMMDQDVIVANYNGCFVCKIIDIKRRLLLSANEDHQAVTIHEYDQFTIEGVVVRSVRCHRPSHLLTKCRR from the coding sequence ATGAAATTGATCTCTATCTCAGCCTGCGCCGGGCTCACCGGCTTCGAAAGTCCTGCAGCGGACTATAAGCAACTCGGTTTAAGTTTAGACGAACTGCTAATAGAACATCCAAGTGCAACCTTTATTGCCCAAGCTAGTGGCAGTTCGATGCAAAACGTAGGGATTTTTGATGGTGATATTTTGATTGTGGACAGGCATATCACTATGATGGATCAAGATGTCATTGTTGCAAATTATAACGGGTGTTTTGTCTGCAAAATTATTGATATCAAAAGAAGACTATTGCTATCAGCCAATGAAGACCATCAAGCAGTCACCATCCATGAGTACGATCAATTTACCATTGAAGGTGTTGTAGTTAGGTCTGTACGCTGTCACCGCCCAAGTCACTTACTAACAAAATGTAGGCGTTAA
- a CDS encoding Lon protease family protein, translating into MPTLPIIIPLSSDQLYRESTLTNLGPECKSTKHLTPLDEIVGQERAQQAVEFAMSMKDKGYNIYAIGRNGLGKRTMVMRYLNRHDPNVHGDTLFDWCYVSNFDEARTPKVLKVPAGMGSEFKKDVEKLIVRLVKALPLAFDNEMYYSRAEKLKGLLAGKQESALIGLTNEAKESSISLTITPQGSYELIAMDGEEAHTEESFSLLSRKAQDKLEISITDLESKLRVIVRKFTVWEEEYTDKQQKQDEVVAKDVLSHLTDKLKEKYGNIPVMKNYLCDMHKDILDNLDLFLEENEEQLALSYASLDKKMPRRYQVNVLIHQEAGKMPIVIEETPNYHSIFGYIENATFKGTIFSDFSLIRPGSLHRANGGVLMIDAAKVLEQPYVWDGLKRALRSRKLSLSSLEREVTLSGTISLDPEAIPLDVKIILFGDYQTYQLLQHYDPEFGELFRVTADFEDEMPRTDKSEAQYAQFISSIVHDNKMLHCDRNAIKRIIEFSSRQADDQNKLSLHSADIANLLRESNYCARAANANMIRASHVELALHNHELRVCRLKDNVMQSFINGTTLISTQDHVVGQVNALSVISTSNHQFGAPNRITATTAFGEGKVFDIERKVDLGGSLHSKGVMILSAYLASILGKTAKIPLTTHITFEQSYGGVDGDSATMAELCAIMSAFSELPIRQDVAITGSMNQLGEAQPIGGVNEKIEGFFDVCTIKGRTSTQGVIIPKSNVQNLMLRSDIVDAVKKGQFNIWAIEHVTQAIEILTGFSAGLNSSMNPNINGEMNIAQVDHPSDSIFGMAQSRLNLLRLDKPSQLEECKH; encoded by the coding sequence ATGCCTACACTCCCGATTATTATCCCTCTAAGCAGTGACCAGCTTTACCGTGAATCTACACTCACTAACCTTGGGCCTGAATGTAAATCAACTAAACACTTAACGCCTCTCGATGAGATCGTTGGTCAGGAACGAGCCCAACAAGCTGTTGAGTTTGCCATGTCAATGAAAGACAAGGGCTACAACATCTATGCTATTGGCCGAAATGGTCTAGGTAAGCGCACGATGGTGATGCGCTACCTCAATCGCCACGACCCAAATGTCCACGGAGATACACTTTTTGATTGGTGTTACGTCAGTAATTTTGATGAAGCTCGTACACCTAAAGTGCTTAAGGTACCTGCTGGAATGGGCAGTGAATTTAAAAAAGATGTTGAGAAACTCATTGTTCGTTTGGTTAAGGCTCTGCCACTGGCCTTTGACAATGAGATGTACTATTCACGCGCCGAGAAATTAAAGGGCTTGTTAGCGGGTAAGCAAGAGTCTGCTCTTATTGGCCTGACTAATGAGGCCAAGGAATCCAGCATCAGCTTGACCATCACGCCTCAGGGTAGTTATGAGCTTATTGCCATGGATGGGGAAGAAGCTCATACCGAAGAGAGCTTTTCATTACTCTCCCGTAAAGCCCAAGACAAGCTCGAAATAAGTATCACAGATCTTGAATCTAAGCTTCGCGTTATTGTCAGAAAATTCACCGTCTGGGAAGAGGAATATACCGATAAGCAACAGAAGCAAGATGAAGTGGTAGCGAAGGATGTACTATCTCACCTAACTGATAAGTTAAAAGAGAAGTACGGCAACATTCCTGTGATGAAGAACTACCTTTGCGACATGCACAAGGATATTTTAGATAACTTAGATCTTTTTCTTGAAGAGAATGAGGAGCAACTGGCGCTCTCTTATGCTTCATTAGATAAAAAGATGCCCCGTCGTTATCAAGTTAATGTGCTCATTCATCAAGAAGCAGGCAAAATGCCTATTGTGATTGAAGAGACGCCTAATTATCACAGCATCTTTGGCTACATTGAGAATGCGACATTCAAGGGCACTATATTTTCTGATTTTTCACTGATCCGCCCAGGTAGCTTGCATAGGGCCAATGGTGGCGTGTTAATGATTGATGCGGCTAAAGTGCTTGAGCAACCCTATGTATGGGACGGACTTAAACGCGCCCTACGCTCTCGCAAACTCAGTTTAAGCTCTCTGGAGAGGGAGGTTACACTATCAGGTACCATTTCTCTCGATCCTGAAGCGATCCCTCTAGATGTGAAGATCATTCTATTTGGTGATTATCAGACCTATCAACTGCTTCAACATTACGATCCAGAATTCGGTGAGCTATTTCGTGTCACTGCTGACTTTGAAGATGAGATGCCAAGAACAGATAAATCTGAGGCACAATATGCACAATTTATCTCGAGCATCGTGCACGACAATAAAATGCTGCATTGCGACAGGAATGCCATAAAGCGGATCATCGAGTTCAGTTCTCGTCAAGCTGACGACCAGAATAAACTCTCTTTGCACTCTGCCGATATCGCGAATCTGCTGCGAGAGTCTAATTATTGTGCGCGAGCAGCGAATGCCAATATGATCCGCGCCAGCCACGTAGAACTGGCTCTGCATAATCATGAGTTGCGTGTGTGCCGTCTAAAAGACAATGTCATGCAGAGTTTTATCAATGGCACCACCTTGATCAGCACTCAAGATCATGTGGTAGGTCAAGTCAACGCGCTCTCGGTCATTAGCACCTCAAATCATCAATTTGGCGCTCCTAATCGCATCACAGCAACGACAGCATTTGGTGAAGGCAAAGTGTTTGATATAGAACGTAAGGTCGATTTAGGGGGCAGTTTACACTCTAAAGGCGTGATGATTCTATCGGCTTACCTTGCATCAATATTGGGCAAAACTGCTAAAATCCCACTGACGACCCATATCACCTTTGAACAATCCTATGGCGGTGTTGATGGTGACAGTGCGACGATGGCTGAGTTGTGCGCGATAATGTCAGCGTTCTCCGAACTGCCAATCAGGCAAGATGTGGCTATTACAGGCTCCATGAATCAGCTCGGTGAAGCTCAGCCTATTGGTGGCGTCAACGAGAAGATCGAAGGTTTCTTCGACGTATGTACCATCAAGGGACGTACATCGACTCAAGGTGTTATCATTCCTAAATCAAATGTACAGAACCTCATGCTTCGCAGCGACATTGTCGACGCGGTAAAGAAAGGTCAGTTCAACATTTGGGCTATCGAACATGTTACCCAAGCCATTGAAATATTAACGGGGTTCAGTGCCGGACTTAACTCTAGTATGAATCCGAATATTAATGGCGAAATGAACATCGCTCAGGTAGATCACCCAAGTGATTCAATCTTTGGTATGGCGCAATCTCGTTTAAATCTGTTACGTTTAGACAAGCCTTCGCAACTTGAAGAGTGTAAGCATTAA
- a CDS encoding RES family NAD+ phosphorylase, which produces MITGYRIVKKKWASNAFDGEGARLYGGRWNSRGQSCIYLAGSESLAILEVLVHLDNAQQINHYSLFSVSINKKDMMLLETQALPENWQEDPAPSETADLGDEWLSSQSSLALCVPSSIVTRESNYLVNTRHPSFSPLLDSIVELEFSMDSRLLAQS; this is translated from the coding sequence GTGATCACTGGCTATCGAATCGTCAAGAAAAAATGGGCATCTAACGCCTTTGATGGTGAAGGTGCGCGGCTTTACGGCGGTCGTTGGAACAGCCGTGGTCAATCATGTATCTATCTAGCAGGATCTGAGTCTTTGGCTATCTTGGAAGTGCTAGTTCACTTAGATAACGCGCAACAGATCAACCATTACTCCCTGTTTTCAGTCTCCATAAATAAAAAAGATATGATGTTACTGGAAACTCAAGCTCTACCAGAAAACTGGCAAGAAGATCCCGCACCATCAGAGACTGCGGATCTAGGAGATGAATGGCTTAGCAGTCAAAGCAGTCTAGCGCTGTGTGTACCTTCGAGTATCGTCACTAGAGAGAGTAATTATCTAGTCAACACCAGACACCCTAGCTTTTCACCACTGTTAGATAGCATAGTCGAACTCGAATTCTCCATGGATAGCCGTTTATTGGCCCAAAGTTAA
- a CDS encoding protein-disulfide isomerase, which yields MALELYFIYDSHCPWSYAAMPLVNALSEAFPDMKINLMHCAHFNGTDAAGQEQVDAILKLSAVKFSKEHIRYVNSPKNAIKTANLMAWMQSKQPKKLLSVLNALQKAHFIDGNPLDCKHDFNDIIEQFKLSPSNKVFKGELSKDAEFVLGDIIEIQELIETTAFPVLLVTADEQGIFVDHSQYLDQPLEVVEFLKRELKSL from the coding sequence ATGGCTCTAGAGCTTTATTTTATCTACGATTCGCATTGTCCATGGAGTTATGCGGCCATGCCTTTGGTTAACGCGCTTAGCGAAGCTTTTCCTGATATGAAAATAAACCTAATGCATTGTGCCCATTTCAATGGCACTGATGCTGCAGGTCAAGAGCAGGTAGATGCAATATTAAAATTGAGTGCAGTTAAGTTTAGCAAGGAACATATTCGCTACGTAAATAGCCCTAAGAATGCGATTAAAACAGCCAACTTAATGGCTTGGATGCAGAGCAAACAGCCGAAAAAACTTCTGTCAGTGTTAAATGCACTGCAAAAAGCCCACTTTATTGATGGTAATCCACTTGATTGTAAACATGATTTCAATGACATCATCGAACAGTTTAAGTTATCGCCTTCAAATAAAGTGTTTAAAGGCGAGCTAAGTAAGGATGCAGAGTTTGTACTTGGGGATATTATAGAGATCCAGGAGTTGATCGAAACGACAGCCTTTCCAGTGCTGTTAGTTACGGCTGATGAACAAGGAATTTTTGTCGATCACTCGCAATATTTAGATCAACCGCTAGAGGTTGTTGAGTTCTTAAAAAGAGAGCTGAAGTCACTCTAG
- a CDS encoding nitroreductase family protein translates to MTHPIIADLNKRYTAKKYDTSKRIPQAELDILYEAIRLSASSINSQPWKFIVIESDEAKQRMHDTFANKYQFNQPHIKAASHIILFAHNPHYTREDYAKIVDKGIEDGRTKPEEREQAFGGFFFAELNTDETGNTSVWTKSQTYLALGNTMHVLARLGIDATPMEGVDNELIGEIFKDELTGFVCEVALAIGYHHPEEDYNAALPKSRLAMQDILTVL, encoded by the coding sequence ATGACTCACCCTATCATTGCAGATCTAAACAAGCGCTACACGGCTAAGAAATACGATACATCGAAACGTATTCCTCAAGCTGAGCTGGATATTCTTTATGAAGCGATACGCCTATCAGCCTCATCAATAAACTCCCAGCCATGGAAGTTTATTGTGATTGAGAGTGATGAAGCCAAACAACGTATGCATGATACCTTTGCTAATAAGTATCAGTTCAATCAGCCACATATTAAAGCGGCCTCCCACATCATTTTGTTTGCTCACAACCCTCATTATACCCGCGAGGATTATGCCAAAATCGTCGATAAAGGCATTGAAGATGGCCGCACTAAACCTGAAGAGCGAGAGCAAGCGTTTGGAGGATTCTTTTTTGCCGAGCTTAATACTGACGAAACTGGAAATACGTCAGTATGGACTAAATCACAAACCTATTTAGCATTAGGTAATACCATGCACGTTCTAGCCCGACTAGGCATTGATGCAACGCCAATGGAGGGGGTTGACAATGAACTGATTGGGGAAATATTTAAAGATGAATTGACTGGATTTGTATGTGAGGTTGCCCTCGCTATTGGTTATCATCATCCAGAAGAGGATTATAATGCCGCACTGCCAAAGTCTCGTTTAGCGATGCAAGATATATTGACTGTCCTTTAA
- a CDS encoding manganese-dependent inorganic pyrophosphatase — MSVYVVGHKIPDSDSICGAIALAYLRNQIGEASTAARLGELSPETAFILGKFGFEAPEFKTSYAGEEVFIVDHSELTQAPDDIAEATIVGIVDHHKLGDLTTSTPLECWIRPVGCSNTIIKMMYDFHNVAIPKDIAGIMMCAILSDTVIFKSPTCTTADIKCVEALADIAGIEDFKELGMDMFKVKSAVEGTPARDLVMRDFKDFNMNGNKIGIGQLEVIDLSVFDEIKAELAADIIALKAEGGHHSVILLLTDIMKEGSELLVITDDADLIERAYGVVCENDRVWLDGVLSRKKQIVPQLQDALA; from the coding sequence ATGTCAGTTTATGTTGTGGGCCATAAGATCCCAGATTCAGATTCAATTTGTGGTGCAATTGCACTTGCTTACCTGAGAAATCAGATCGGTGAGGCATCGACTGCGGCTCGTTTAGGTGAACTATCGCCTGAAACAGCGTTTATTTTAGGAAAATTTGGCTTCGAAGCGCCAGAGTTTAAAACAAGCTATGCCGGTGAAGAGGTGTTTATTGTCGATCACTCTGAGTTAACTCAAGCACCGGATGATATTGCCGAAGCAACGATAGTCGGTATTGTTGATCACCATAAATTGGGTGACTTGACCACATCGACGCCACTTGAGTGTTGGATCCGCCCTGTTGGCTGTAGTAATACCATTATCAAAATGATGTATGACTTTCACAATGTGGCCATCCCTAAAGATATCGCTGGCATTATGATGTGTGCGATCTTAAGTGACACAGTGATCTTCAAATCTCCAACTTGTACCACTGCCGATATCAAGTGTGTTGAAGCTTTGGCTGATATAGCAGGTATCGAAGACTTTAAAGAACTTGGCATGGACATGTTCAAGGTTAAGTCTGCTGTTGAAGGCACACCAGCTCGCGATCTTGTTATGCGTGACTTTAAAGATTTCAACATGAATGGCAATAAAATAGGTATAGGTCAACTTGAAGTGATCGACCTGTCTGTATTTGATGAAATCAAAGCCGAACTTGCAGCTGATATCATTGCATTAAAAGCCGAAGGCGGGCACCACAGTGTCATTTTACTGCTCACAGATATCATGAAAGAGGGTTCGGAGCTATTGGTCATCACCGATGATGCAGACCTAATTGAACGTGCTTATGGCGTAGTATGTGAGAATGACAGAGTGTGGCTTGACGGTGTATTGAGCCGTAAAAAGCAGATCGTGCCTCAGTTGCAAGATGCGCTAGCGTAA
- a CDS encoding DUF4113 domain-containing protein, whose protein sequence is MVRAAKGGSCKGWDQVRADKQQIFSTRSVGNRITDLDSLQQALSKHVGIATSKARAQGTLCSVLTIFASNSPFDAHPSGFKHTQRFAYPTNNTGDITRVVNRVAAEKFRLGVHYYKIGIGLIDLVNETQRQHDLFEPHTNPALMKVYDAVNQRYGSDSLFMAAQGISPKWSMKRQYLSPQYTTCWNDLPKIQCN, encoded by the coding sequence ATGGTGAGAGCTGCAAAGGGTGGGAGCTGCAAAGGGTGGGATCAAGTCCGTGCCGATAAACAGCAGATCTTCTCAACCCGCAGTGTGGGTAATAGGATCACAGATCTAGACTCGCTACAGCAAGCCTTAAGTAAACACGTGGGGATTGCCACCAGCAAAGCAAGAGCCCAAGGAACGTTATGTTCAGTGCTGACTATTTTTGCCTCAAACTCCCCTTTCGATGCTCATCCAAGCGGATTTAAACACACTCAACGTTTCGCCTATCCCACCAATAACACGGGAGACATCACTCGAGTGGTTAATCGAGTTGCCGCAGAGAAATTTCGTCTAGGAGTGCATTATTACAAGATTGGAATTGGACTCATCGACTTAGTCAATGAGACACAGCGACAGCATGATCTATTTGAGCCTCACACAAACCCTGCCTTGATGAAAGTATACGATGCTGTAAATCAAAGATACGGCTCTGACTCCTTATTTATGGCCGCACAAGGGATCAGTCCTAAGTGGAGTATGAAGCGTCAATACCTGAGCCCTCAGTACACCACCTGCTGGAATGATCTGCCTAAAATTCAATGCAATTGA